The proteins below are encoded in one region of Maribacter aestuarii:
- the ggt gene encoding gamma-glutamyltransferase — protein sequence MNFKPFYSILFLAVFLQGHFLFAQVYARNGMVVSSSKIASEVGTDILKKGGNAIDASVATAFALAVTHPTAGNIGGGGFLVFMDASGTATTIDFREKAPLEASPDMFLDANGKLTKGQNLYGNESTVNHIGAKSVGVPGTVAGLYLAHQKYGNLPWADLVQPAIDIAKNGFPLTWKISRDAAYFSANSPVPFLKDFFKNDSGNLTQFGEVFKQPELANTLTEIRDHGHDGFYKRPVAKEIVNFMKQNGGIISMKDLKRYTAVERKPVKGTFNDYEIYSMPPPSSGGVALIEMMNLMELANLEDIEFNSTAYVHLVAEVMRRAFADRAEHLGDADFNNDLPLDKLTSKAFAKTRFDNIDMTKASVSDSTKLGQLYDGTSTTHFSVMDKEGNAVSLTYTLEHSYGSGMGSDKLGFIFNNEMGDFNPQPGITTNSGQVGTNPNLIQPEKRMLSSMTPTIVAKDSKPYLVIGSPGGRTIINTVFQTVLNVLAYDMRVDRAIEAMKIHHQWLPDEIEYERGLLSPDTRKALEAMNHTLVPTNSLGALMGIQVDAENKVLIGAADSSRPDGAAIGY from the coding sequence ATGAATTTCAAACCCTTTTACTCCATCCTATTTCTTGCCGTTTTTCTACAAGGACACTTCCTTTTTGCTCAGGTTTATGCAAGAAACGGGATGGTGGTCTCCAGTAGCAAAATAGCCTCCGAAGTAGGAACGGACATCCTTAAAAAAGGCGGAAATGCCATTGATGCATCGGTCGCAACCGCTTTTGCACTGGCCGTAACGCACCCCACAGCCGGTAATATTGGTGGAGGTGGCTTTTTGGTTTTCATGGATGCCTCAGGTACGGCGACTACGATTGATTTTAGGGAAAAAGCACCTTTAGAGGCATCTCCGGACATGTTTCTTGATGCCAATGGAAAGCTTACCAAGGGGCAGAACTTGTACGGAAACGAATCGACGGTGAACCACATAGGCGCTAAATCGGTAGGTGTTCCCGGAACCGTGGCCGGTCTCTATCTAGCCCATCAAAAATACGGGAACCTACCGTGGGCAGATTTGGTACAACCTGCAATCGATATCGCAAAAAACGGTTTCCCGCTCACCTGGAAAATTTCGCGTGATGCCGCTTATTTTAGCGCAAATTCACCTGTACCGTTTTTAAAGGATTTTTTCAAAAACGACAGTGGCAATCTTACGCAATTCGGGGAGGTTTTTAAACAACCGGAGCTGGCCAATACGCTAACGGAAATTCGAGACCATGGTCATGATGGGTTCTACAAAAGACCGGTCGCCAAAGAGATCGTCAACTTTATGAAGCAAAACGGAGGCATAATTTCTATGAAAGACCTTAAGCGTTACACGGCCGTAGAACGGAAACCTGTAAAAGGTACTTTTAACGATTACGAAATCTATTCTATGCCACCGCCCAGCTCAGGAGGGGTAGCGCTAATAGAAATGATGAACCTGATGGAACTGGCCAATTTGGAGGACATCGAATTCAATTCCACGGCATACGTGCACTTGGTGGCCGAGGTCATGCGAAGGGCTTTTGCCGATAGAGCCGAGCATTTGGGAGACGCCGATTTTAACAACGATCTACCATTGGATAAACTAACGTCCAAAGCATTCGCCAAAACACGCTTTGACAATATTGATATGACCAAGGCCTCCGTAAGTGACTCCACCAAACTCGGTCAGCTTTATGATGGCACCAGTACCACGCATTTTTCAGTGATGGATAAAGAGGGGAACGCAGTATCGTTAACCTACACCTTGGAGCATAGCTACGGTTCGGGCATGGGTTCCGATAAGCTCGGCTTCATCTTCAATAATGAGATGGGTGATTTTAATCCACAACCCGGAATCACTACCAATTCCGGTCAAGTAGGTACGAATCCCAACCTTATTCAACCCGAAAAGCGAATGCTTTCCAGTATGACACCCACCATAGTGGCGAAAGATTCAAAACCTTACCTTGTTATTGGCAGTCCAGGAGGAAGAACCATTATCAATACGGTGTTTCAAACCGTACTGAATGTGTTGGCGTACGACATGCGCGTTGACAGAGCCATAGAGGCCATGAAAATACACCACCAATGGCTGCCAGATGAGATTGAATATGAGCGTGGACTGCTTTCGCCCGATACCCGTAAAGCCCTTGAAGCGATGAACCATACCTTGGTCCCTACAAATTCATTAGGTGCGTTAATGGGCATCCAGGTGGATGCTGAAAACAAGGTCTTAATCGGTGCCGCGGATTCTTCGAGACCAGATGGTGCGGCAATAGGCTATTAA
- a CDS encoding xanthine dehydrogenase family protein molybdopterin-binding subunit — translation MSTTSKLVNRREFLKSSSGVALFIGVSGILPQLISCADTNAVAEQLEKHQLTAWVQITEDGEITIYNPAAEMGQGSMTSLPLLFAEEMDADWSKVHVEFSPQETEIYGGKGWAPGSKLMFTVGSRTTNSYYETMRKAGAQARYVLLHSAAAHWGVPVSELTTGDSFVFHESSDKKISYGELVPYLTMPEELPDFTVEQLKQPKDFRLIGKDIPRTEIPAKVDGSAQFAIDIRLPEMVYGVLERGKLHGARPTLRNEEEILAQEGVLKIVPFDYAIGVVAMTLEQALKAKSLLQIDWSDSDASGFNSQEVYEDYERIAAQGKTGKVVTKIGNMDTALRNTSKTYTADFKNDYVYHAQLEPLNAVIRVTEDLQSAEVWVGSQQGADTKLGVPNILGISPDKVNVHLQYLGGGFGRRSMSDFVAECAVLAKEMAPLAVKLIWTREDDLRYGTFRPISLQRLNVCLDKSGEINGFSHMVIGDGGNLVASGVHNSHYNIPNQFAEWRETRHGVRLKHWRAVGHGPNKFAIESMLDEIALDQGTDPVALRRKLMADSPRALATLENVVEMSDWSAPTAAGRAKGISFVEHGSLGTGVCEISVDRTTGKIKVNRFWIALDAGVIVQPDNVKAQMEGGIIMGMSSVLYEQVTVVNGEVQQSNFHDYSLLRMQDVPDSIETKLIASSETPQGVGETATPMVAGAIANAFLKLTGKKLRHLPFTPERVLEVLNS, via the coding sequence ATGTCCACAACATCCAAATTGGTCAACCGAAGGGAATTTTTAAAGTCTTCCAGTGGCGTAGCCCTCTTTATTGGCGTATCAGGTATTCTGCCCCAATTAATCTCTTGTGCGGATACCAATGCGGTTGCCGAACAATTGGAAAAGCATCAACTCACTGCATGGGTGCAAATCACTGAAGATGGTGAGATTACCATTTATAACCCAGCCGCAGAAATGGGGCAAGGGTCCATGACCTCTTTACCCCTACTCTTTGCTGAAGAAATGGACGCAGATTGGTCCAAGGTCCACGTTGAATTTTCGCCACAGGAAACGGAAATATACGGTGGAAAAGGTTGGGCACCCGGAAGTAAACTTATGTTTACCGTAGGTAGCAGAACCACGAACAGCTATTATGAAACGATGCGAAAGGCCGGCGCGCAGGCACGTTACGTTTTGCTCCATTCAGCGGCAGCACATTGGGGCGTTCCCGTTTCCGAATTGACAACAGGCGATAGCTTTGTTTTCCATGAAAGCAGCGATAAGAAAATAAGTTATGGGGAACTCGTTCCCTATTTAACAATGCCGGAGGAGCTTCCTGATTTTACGGTAGAGCAACTAAAACAACCGAAAGATTTTCGATTAATCGGTAAAGATATTCCGCGTACCGAGATTCCGGCCAAGGTAGACGGAAGCGCACAATTTGCCATTGACATCCGTCTACCAGAAATGGTTTACGGGGTTTTGGAACGTGGAAAATTACATGGTGCTAGACCTACCTTACGAAATGAGGAGGAAATTTTGGCCCAGGAAGGCGTATTAAAAATAGTACCCTTCGACTATGCCATTGGTGTGGTCGCCATGACCTTGGAACAGGCGTTAAAAGCCAAAAGCCTGCTTCAAATAGATTGGAGTGATTCCGATGCGTCCGGTTTTAATTCGCAGGAAGTTTACGAGGACTATGAGAGAATAGCAGCGCAGGGCAAGACCGGCAAGGTGGTTACAAAAATAGGCAATATGGATACTGCGCTTCGGAACACTTCTAAAACCTACACTGCCGACTTTAAAAACGACTACGTATACCATGCCCAACTAGAACCCCTGAATGCCGTGATACGGGTGACAGAAGATTTACAAAGTGCGGAGGTTTGGGTGGGTAGTCAACAAGGGGCCGATACCAAATTAGGTGTGCCCAACATTTTAGGCATTTCCCCAGATAAAGTAAATGTTCATTTGCAATACCTTGGTGGTGGTTTTGGAAGGAGAAGCATGAGTGACTTCGTTGCGGAATGTGCGGTGTTGGCCAAAGAAATGGCCCCGCTTGCCGTGAAACTGATTTGGACACGCGAAGATGATTTACGCTACGGTACGTTTCGCCCCATTTCCCTTCAGCGGCTCAACGTATGTTTGGACAAATCTGGCGAAATAAATGGGTTTTCGCATATGGTCATCGGTGATGGGGGAAATTTAGTGGCCAGTGGGGTACACAACTCGCATTACAACATACCGAACCAATTTGCTGAATGGCGCGAAACTAGGCATGGTGTCCGACTTAAACATTGGCGTGCCGTTGGCCATGGCCCGAATAAATTCGCCATTGAAAGTATGTTGGATGAAATTGCCTTGGACCAAGGTACCGACCCGGTGGCTCTTAGGAGAAAATTAATGGCAGATTCTCCCAGGGCACTGGCCACTTTGGAAAACGTCGTAGAAATGTCCGATTGGAGCGCTCCAACTGCCGCAGGTCGCGCAAAGGGAATCTCCTTTGTTGAACACGGATCTCTAGGAACCGGTGTCTGTGAAATTTCCGTGGACCGAACGACAGGAAAAATTAAGGTCAATCGTTTTTGGATCGCCCTGGATGCAGGTGTTATAGTGCAACCCGATAACGTAAAAGCGCAAATGGAAGGCGGCATCATCATGGGTATGAGCAGTGTACTTTACGAACAGGTTACCGTGGTAAACGGTGAAGTACAACAATCAAACTTTCACGACTATTCGTTATTGAGAATGCAAGATGTGCCCGATAGTATTGAAACCAAATTAATTGCATCTTCAGAAACGCCCCAAGGTGTTGGTGAGACGGCAACCCCAATGGTCGCAGGTGCTATCGCGAATGCTTTTCTAAAATTGACGGGGAAAAAATTGCGGCACCTTCCCTTTACTCCCGAACGTGTTTTGGAAGTTTTGAATAGCTAA
- a CDS encoding (2Fe-2S)-binding protein — MEKFTLAINGETFEVETAADTSLLWVLREHLGLTGTKYGCGIAQCGACTIHIDKKPMKACMLKVGTLANGQKITTIEGLSENGDHPVQEAWIEAQAPQCGYCQSGQIMQAVALLEEEPAPSREKIKSYMNGVLCRCGTYLRIIKAIELAAAKNLVN; from the coding sequence ATGGAAAAATTTACATTAGCTATTAATGGTGAAACTTTTGAGGTGGAAACTGCTGCGGACACCTCATTGCTATGGGTACTGCGAGAACATTTAGGCCTCACCGGCACCAAATACGGCTGTGGTATTGCACAATGCGGGGCCTGTACCATTCATATCGATAAAAAGCCCATGAAGGCCTGTATGTTAAAGGTGGGTACATTGGCGAACGGACAGAAGATTACCACCATAGAAGGTTTGTCCGAAAATGGGGACCACCCTGTTCAAGAAGCATGGATTGAAGCTCAGGCGCCACAATGCGGCTATTGTCAGTCGGGTCAAATCATGCAAGCCGTCGCCCTTTTGGAAGAAGAACCAGCGCCCTCCAGGGAAAAAATAAAAAGTTACATGAACGGTGTACTTTGCCGTTGTGGTACTTATCTGCGGATAATAAAGGCCATTGAATTGGCTGCTGCTAAAAATCTGGTGAACTAG
- a CDS encoding DUF6249 domain-containing protein, translated as MSDFVFGPGVVLVALFVAAGYTIYTFIRASHLERMAKIEKGIPTNVPSNTSRYLELKLGMLMVGIAFGLLLAYLLEKALKIDEVVFYPSFMLLFGGISLIASFFWAKKVQKSK; from the coding sequence ATGAGTGATTTTGTCTTTGGACCAGGAGTTGTATTAGTGGCACTTTTTGTTGCTGCAGGATATACTATTTATACTTTCATTAGAGCCTCGCATTTAGAGCGCATGGCAAAAATCGAAAAAGGAATTCCCACGAATGTACCTTCCAATACAAGTCGATATCTAGAACTGAAATTAGGAATGTTGATGGTTGGTATTGCTTTCGGTTTGTTATTGGCATATCTCTTGGAAAAAGCCTTAAAAATTGACGAAGTGGTTTTTTACCCGTCTTTTATGCTCTTGTTTGGTGGTATAAGTCTTATCGCTTCATTTTTCTGGGCAAAGAAAGTGCAGAAAAGCAAATAG
- a CDS encoding transglutaminase-like domain-containing protein, which yields MKYSLIILTVTLALVMGCNSSTEKKKEKKMLTAEHIPTVVTSDIEEGIKANIAKKVKEGGGYFHMESGGKELRLELVRVHTEYLSNLGPRRHFACVDLADVSGDVYDVDFFLEGDPGSMIVTETTLHKLNGKPMYTWKQRKDKTWYRVPVQEASNDLLGVIEGEDKFEFRYEVTLPEMKKSAKIWIPVPQSDTFQDVRLTTLKTPVEHQMLEEKEYGNSVLYMELLPEDSGKKVELVYDVSRKEKKPYEENTWPARYLDASLLMPVGFRFETLADSIMGDKRYGGTLMRARALYDYIIDNMSYIKAGTYGTGDAVYACDALTGNCTEFHSLFISLARSAGIPARFAVGASIPSDRDEGGIDGYHCWAEFYAEGKWWPVDISEANKYSKLATYYFGRHPANRIEFTRGRDLKLEPGPKSGSINFMAYPVMEEGDVPVFPKTFFSFQRKSDKETL from the coding sequence ATGAAATACTCGCTAATTATTCTAACGGTAACGCTTGCCCTAGTCATGGGCTGTAATTCAAGCACCGAAAAGAAAAAAGAAAAGAAAATGCTCACGGCAGAGCACATCCCCACGGTAGTTACTAGCGATATAGAGGAAGGTATCAAGGCCAACATCGCAAAAAAAGTAAAAGAGGGAGGAGGATATTTTCATATGGAATCCGGGGGGAAGGAACTACGTTTGGAACTGGTACGTGTTCATACGGAATACCTTTCAAATTTAGGACCAAGACGTCATTTTGCCTGTGTTGATTTGGCCGATGTAAGTGGCGATGTCTATGATGTGGATTTTTTCTTGGAAGGAGATCCAGGGAGTATGATAGTTACCGAAACTACGCTGCACAAACTTAACGGCAAACCTATGTATACGTGGAAACAACGTAAGGATAAGACATGGTATAGGGTACCTGTGCAAGAGGCTTCAAATGATTTACTAGGCGTTATTGAGGGCGAAGACAAATTTGAATTCAGGTACGAGGTTACTTTACCGGAAATGAAGAAATCAGCAAAAATTTGGATTCCCGTTCCGCAGAGCGATACTTTTCAAGATGTAAGGTTAACAACGCTCAAAACTCCCGTGGAGCATCAAATGCTTGAGGAAAAGGAATACGGCAATTCGGTTTTATATATGGAACTTTTGCCAGAGGATAGTGGTAAGAAAGTAGAGCTGGTTTACGATGTATCACGAAAGGAGAAAAAACCCTACGAAGAAAATACGTGGCCAGCGCGCTATTTAGACGCCAGTTTGCTAATGCCCGTGGGCTTTCGATTTGAGACCCTTGCCGATTCTATTATGGGTGATAAGCGTTACGGAGGCACCCTAATGCGTGCGAGAGCCTTATATGATTATATAATTGATAATATGAGTTATATCAAGGCTGGCACCTACGGTACAGGTGATGCCGTGTATGCCTGTGATGCACTTACCGGGAATTGCACGGAGTTTCACTCACTCTTTATTTCTTTAGCCAGATCGGCCGGGATACCTGCACGATTTGCGGTCGGGGCCTCAATTCCTTCAGATCGAGATGAAGGCGGTATTGATGGTTATCACTGCTGGGCAGAATTTTACGCTGAAGGGAAATGGTGGCCTGTTGATATCAGTGAGGCGAATAAATATTCCAAACTTGCCACGTACTATTTTGGTAGGCATCCGGCAAATCGTATCGAATTCACCCGTGGACGTGATTTAAAATTAGAACCCGGACCTAAATCCGGGTCGATTAACTTTATGGCCTATCCTGTTATGGAAGAAGGTGATGTACCTGTCTTTCCTAAAACATTCTTTTCGTTCCAAAGAAAATCGGATAAGGAGACCTTGTAA